Sequence from the Amaranthus tricolor cultivar Red isolate AtriRed21 chromosome 1, ASM2621246v1, whole genome shotgun sequence genome:
TGGGGTGTTACTACAACTAAACTCGTACGCACCACCACCATAATAATTGTGGTGGTGGGTGAGTTTTCCGGCCGATGATCGGCCGGCGAGTTTAGGTCGTTTCATGGTTAAGTATTTTAGGTCTAGAAGGAGTTTTCTTTTGCTCATATTTTTCCTTAGCATGAAAAAGGCCACCCTCACTATGTGCCATAACTTTTTTGCTACTTGTGCATTTTGCTCCATTTTTTAGAGAGAGAAGTGCTAAGAGGGAGTAGTGAGACAAAATatgatttagttttatttagttTTGTTATAAAAGCAAATAATAGGAAATggtgtatatatataggggatTATGATCAAAGCTCAAAATTCAtgcaagttttttattttatttttttatcattcaaaGAAGGGTTGGTTCGAGTGCGAGGCAAATATTTGTATGATTGATTATGTGCgctttttatatttgaagttttttttatatcaaaaaacTCTATTACCTAatactctattttattttactttagtatattattattatttaatatttataattattttaagaggTCCTATACAATTGAATGGTATTGTTAAATTAGGTTGAATTTATTGTAAATGTCAGcatgtaattaataaaatacaagGTACACAcatttcataagccaaggagatccttcccaaaatcatatggcaaCGGAAAGAAGAGTTACAATGACTTATAAAGTATACACATCGTCTTTAATTCATTGATGTGGGGTTAAATCGTCGCaacacccccctcacatgcgaaccccctcAAGTTTGTtagtgggagtaatcaattaaagtAGGAACACCCTTCTTTTTGGACTTACCATTTAATTTTTGATCAAAATATCGGCTCGAATGTCATGTTAAATTagactggacttattgtgaatgtcagcatataATCAGGAAACACaagcacacacttcataagccaaggaaaTACATTTCCAAAACCATATAACAATAAGAGAAAGACCTCCAATGACTTAAATATACATGCACACGTCATCTTTAATTTATCGTTATGGGATAAACCATCTCTAACACCATCTAACACttataaagaaaaacaattattttatgATTAGACTTGTAAAGTTTAATCACTAATTAAAGTAGAATGGAGTTGGAAGTGTTTGGTGGGGGCACAAAAGTTTGCTTGTGGGTTTTGGGTGTTTTATGTTCTATAAAGTATTAATATTTGAGACCAATAATTGGTGGGGTTGAGCCCTCAGGACAGAAGTTCATCATATACAAGTGAACTACTACGTGTCTTGGATTAAAAGGACTAGCTAATACTTAAAATTAGAAACTTAATTACGTGTTtatttatgtgatttttattaattgaatgtCTAAATCAATGGAGATTTGTAATTGAGATCAATCATCATCCTAATTGATGTTACTTAGATGGTGTCGCCATCAAACTAACTTTTTGAGGCGCAATAAATGGAAGATCAtgcaatttttttgtctttttagaAAACTTGTTGATTAAATAATCTTAGATTTTTCATgcatatgatttttcaatttggaAATTTGGGTTCAATggtcaaaatttttaattttgatagaatccaatattacattaattaatcaaatttcaaagctatcttattattaaaatttttaaaaatatggcCATTGAATTTTACAGTTGATTTGAGCTAACTAGCAAAAATAAGTTAGTAGTCCCGTTTGTtatcactttttattttgatcagTATTTATGTTTGTGAAAATCAAACATCAAAAATAAGTATCTAAAAAAGtgatttactttttatttgtcaattttcagaattattatttttccaataaattcaactaatttttttattattgaatatatATCATatgaactaattttttattctttatttaacATATGCCATatgactttaaaattaaaaaaccaaaaaacaagAAACCACATCAATATTGAACAGGCTTGTAGTTTgttgtaaaatttttaataaccaaatataaatggaaaggaaaggaaaggacaCTCCTAATATCCCACATAAGGCAAGGTTCGGGGTGaaggatttttctttttcttgaaagATGCGATCAAATCATACCCGTTCCCTcaaggagggagtaaagagagatgcgcgcagtcaagaaaccccccAACTGATACCTGCGTCCAGTAGAAGTCGAACCTCAAACCTTCTACTTCACATGTAGATGCTCTATTCATTAAGCCACAAGCACTTATAGTTaaccaaatataaatataaatacaaatataattaataaaacaaactaTTAGATTTAGGCTACTATGCTTAACTATAACATATActacatatttttaaattaaacaaactattactttataattaataaaacaaacttatttattttatttataggcatttaagttatctttcccgtgtagttATGTCTCTTTATTGTTCTCGAGCCggaggactcctttggccgcgctttcttttatgggtatgagttaccgccgttcttccctccccagatcCTATccatacactgggtaggatgatgatgattaagacATATACTATATTTGTCTTAAAAGTTATCTATGAGAATTAACTATATATAATAcctaaaataagaataaattgaGGATTAATCATCAACTCACGCATCAATCAATATAATTAATGtttcatattttcatttttagctCCTTATGTATAGtcctaattaataataatttccttTGAAATATACTTTAATATATGTTTCAATTATATGATGTTTTtgcaaattcaaattttttgacataaaaacctaaaaattacCAATAACGCTTTCATAAAAATtaactatttaattaattaattagattaAAAGGTCAACCCAAGTTAGCGGACAAGTTTAGTTTATGTCAGTTTGATAATCATGCATAATAGAATAATGTTAATTGATGTGTTATTTTCCATTTATTCATTCAAAGAAAAATTGACAAtatttgacattaataatcATATCTAATGCTCGTCAGTTTAAAATCTAATAAcatgttaattatgtattattAATCTTACATATGATTTTCAAGTGAGTTATTTTCAGCGAATGCGTATCACaattcatatattattgtttttatttttagcaaataaaaattataaggtCAAGTATAAATATTTGACAAAGTTATTTCTAGGCTAATACAGAAGTGACTAgtgttcttttaatttttatattttctataGCCTATATAAGTTTTTGGCCTATTTAGGtacttattaaatatttttaggattttgattttgatttgtaaaTATTGAATTGATGATTATGACGTAGTTATAAGTTAAGATGTGTTGATCCATTTACGGCCCATTTGGTAGGGttataatgagaatgaaaactaatgtaattttggttgaaataattctcattaccaccatttaataccacaaACCAAACGGGTCATTAAATCAACCTTTTGCTCTAGTTATTAATTGTTGAGTCATTAAATCTATCTTAAGCctctcttatatatatatatatatatatatatatatatatatatatatatatatatatatatatatatatatatatatatataaagaaagaAGAATCAATAATGATAGAACCACCtaaattttcacaaaatttagcgcctaaaaaaaataaataaataaaaataacaaagtcTACTAGATTAGTTTTAAGATTCTCCCTTATCTACAAACATAATGTACTTCATTCCTAAGTATTTCCTTGGAAGTaatgaaaaacacaaaaaacaattaaagtgtATGTTTACAATAATAGATTCATAAAGATCTCCTTGCTTTTGGGTTTAGTGGATAAAAGAGATAATTAAAATAGATGATTTATTAGTAGGAGTACACACTTGGATCTCTATGTGGGTGATCCACTCATTCCCAAGTTGGAACAGGTTGGGTGGACAATATAATTATGGATTTGATCTTAATTAAGGTCCTCCCACCAATCTTCCGACAGTCATTAATTTATGTAACCTTTTATCTCCAAGTTGagcttttaatatatttatacatgtatttttataaatttattattatatagttTTATAGTACATGGTACATTGTTTTCTAATTGTTTCTATAAAGCAAAATGGAGTACATAGCTTTCACCTTCTAATTTTACCGGCCCGTTTGGCAAGTAGTATTAAAcgatggtaatgagaatgaaaattaatataatttattgaaaaatctcttgactaccttgatggtcatacAGCCATACTTGTCCAGCTTCAATCacctcattttcttcataaaattcattccaatgcattaccattaggTAAGGTGATATTATGCGGTAATGAAGGTGAaagttctaattttttttaagatcttAAAAGGTTCAGAGTTCAATCTTTGTATGAAATTTAGAGTTTAAACTATTGATGTTTTAAAGTTTATATTCACTTGGTTTTTTATTTCCTACCAAAATTTTGTATTAGTTCTAAGAGAAATAatagtaaattaaattaatggcAACCTCAAAAAGAGAAATAGGAGTAACTCTTAGACAAAGTACATCCATTTGATAACAAGGGTACAAAAGTGTATTACGATGCAACTTTCATGAAATATGAAAGATCTATTTGGCAAATAATTGTTGACTGATTTGACCAACAGATGATATTAACcgcttatttaaaaaaaaaatgaatcaaaagtcaaaagttaattggaaaaatcaatttttcactCAGATTCAAAATCATTTCCAAACACTTATTACTGTTTGATCATGCAAAAGCTAATCGAAATGTCATTTTCCAAACACAAACAGAAGTAGCCAATTGGAGTATCCAGAATCATTAGTACAGCGGAGTGATGGAAATTACCAAGGAACTATGTAAATGTGAGAAGAATACATTATCTCAATTTCAggcatttattttaaataatagattATCATCTGTTCAATAATAGATAGTATATAACCCACCATATTACAAAATGATGGAGGAAtacaaataaaatgaattacaaAATAGAACCAACCATCTCAATGTGTCAcaagtgtttcaccaaacatACTAAAACCATCTAAACAAAAGAGGACTCTCAGTTCTTCACAGTTGTGACATACTTGAGCAGCATCTGAACAATATCAGGAGATATATTGGACGATTGCTTCTTCAGCTCGTCAATTTTAGCTTCAGTTTCTTCCTCGAGACGCTTCACATTAGCACCCGAGTCTCCACTACTCTGTAAATAGGTTGGAAATCAGATCAGTACAGGAAGCCATAAGAAGGAATAGTTGTGAAGTACTTTAATGGATGAACAGACAGTGACAGTGACAAAGACTTCAACTAaactttctttttgtttatttgatttCGTCTTAGAGACAATGATCCGATATTCAAATGACCCGacttcaaaatcaattttaaatgatgtaaaaatcaatgtagaTATAAGACCCGATATTTGAACCGACTTGAAACATCTAACCCGAAATCAACCGGATAACCCGAATTAACACCTCTAATTTCGTCGCTACTCATTCCAATGCAGTGATGCACATGAGTGTCGGCAAAATAAGTTAATAACAAAGATTGGCTATTTAAGGCATTACCATAGGATTGTCCAGCGATAGTTTATTAAACGATCATTACCGATCTACCATAACCTTATTGTGAGTTTGGGATTCGAATAGGAGGACTAGGAGAGGTGAGAAACGAGGGGCCATTTCTGTTGTTTAGGTAACAACAGGGTCAAGCAAGTAAAGGGAGTGATAGTGGCCCCAAACACCACAGACAACTTTTTTTAGGATTGATCCAAAGAGCGGAAGCAATAAGCAAGCCAAAATCGTGCTAGATTTTGTGACATGAAGGTGCCAACAATAAACTAGACAATTAGCAAGTAATAAGATGAAATATACaatgtaaaacaaacaagaacACCAAGATTTAGACTGTAGACTGTAGACTGTAGACCGTAGAGGGTATCTAGCTTTGAGTAACAAAGGTGCTTCTATGGGCCAAATAGCCGAAGTTCACGGAGGAACATCTGctttaataaaatttgataGATATTGCTGGGGAAAAGTGCTATCAAGTTATGGAAGCAATAGCAGACTTCAAATGCTCTTATGGTTACTAATCAATGGTCAACTCAAGAGTCAACCTGGAAATACGAACCCAACATTTAGAATCTCTTCCTGACTTTCACCTTAAGGacaagatgaataatgaattgAGGGAAAATGTAATGCTCAATCCCAAATTAAGCGAAGGCCCACAAACACAAACATACTCCAGGAGAGCTTTAAGGCGAGGACAGGGAAAGAAGACTATTTCTCCACCAGACTAACAGAATATAAATAGAGTTCGGCACTGAGTGGTTTGTATTGTGTATTGAGTTTCAAATGTTCTTATCCCAATTTTGCAATGATTTTGTGACTGGAAGGAAATTAGATACCTTTCTAACCCACTCAATCTTTCGTCAGCCCAACTTAATTGTTATCCAACCAATGGAAGATGCACCCCTTTTCCACTGTATTCCAATACTTGTCCCAGAAAATTCCTTCTCTCTTCCTTCTCCATTCCTCCTTCTTCTCATCTCTCACTAGGAATAGAGTGGAGAAAAGACAAGGTGACAAATGCAGAGTAAAAAATAACTTCCGGTTCATCATCATTTCGTTCTTAACCACAAATAAATTTCTTAGAAGAATAGAGTGAATTAAACATTGATGTAAAGGAAGATAACAGAAAATGCCAAAACCATGGTTGTTAGAAACACAATCCTACCATTATAAAATGTACGATTATACGATTCAGATATAGGCATGCAATTCGATTTGCAGCTCTATAAATCCTATAAGTTTCTTTTAAATAGcgaaaatttacaaatttaaattatatttgttagcTTACATTATCAATTTTATTACCTATTTAATGTGTATATAATTACTTTTCGAAATCATTATCCTCTAAAACTTATAATATGTGTGTCATATCTTGATTACGCACGATTCTAGAATTGTAAAGTTCTACTATACGGTTTTACAATCCGGTCATGATAGGCCCTTCCGATTCCAAGTATAATCTCGATTGTGACAACCTTGCCAAGAATTGGCATCAATATATAATGTAATGATGTCGTTGAACCTGTAAAGTGTTCAGCTAAGTCTTTATTATCAACTCACCTCTGCAAGTTTTCGCTGGAAATCGGCTTCCATTTGTGCACGAAACTCAGCAATCTCCCTTTCAGCCTCTTCCTTTGCTTGTCTCAGTCTAGCCATCTTGGCTATAAAAtgagaaacaaaaagaaaaacaatggaGTCAAAATCAAATGTAATAAATGACAATCGGCAGATTAACAGAATTGATTAAGACGATATCAAAGTATTATTCTAACAACTATAAGGTAAACAAAAGCAAACATTGCCATCCTCAACTGAGAAAAATAAGCTGAGGAACCTCAA
This genomic interval carries:
- the LOC130799712 gene encoding V-type proton ATPase subunit G 1-like; this encodes MEASRGQNGIQLLLAAEQEAQHIVNAAKNAKMARLRQAKEEAEREIAEFRAQMEADFQRKLAESSGDSGANVKRLEEETEAKIDELKKQSSNISPDIVQMLLKYVTTVKN